The Saccharothrix variisporea genome has a segment encoding these proteins:
- a CDS encoding response regulator, with protein sequence MIRVLLVDDQPLIRSGFRALLDAEDDITVVGEAAHGREALDKVRDLRPDIALVDIQMPVLDGVETTRRIAADPDLATTHVVILTNYGLDEYVFDALRAGAAGFLVKDVEPEDFLHAVRVAARGDALLAPSITRKLIDRYVSRPPHPTTGAVLDQLTNREREAVTLVARGLSNDEIADHMVITPLTAKTHVNRAMTKLHARDRAQLVVLAYESGLVTPGGDQPSTDRSGMEKQQRTGRP encoded by the coding sequence GTGATCCGCGTCCTGCTGGTCGACGACCAGCCCCTCATCCGCAGCGGTTTCCGCGCCCTCCTGGACGCCGAGGACGACATCACCGTCGTCGGCGAGGCCGCCCACGGCCGCGAAGCCCTCGACAAGGTCCGCGACCTGCGCCCGGACATCGCCCTGGTGGACATCCAGATGCCCGTCCTCGACGGCGTCGAGACCACCCGCCGCATCGCCGCCGACCCCGACCTGGCCACCACCCACGTCGTCATCCTCACCAACTACGGCCTGGACGAGTACGTCTTCGACGCCCTGCGCGCCGGCGCCGCCGGCTTCCTGGTCAAGGACGTCGAACCGGAGGACTTCCTGCACGCCGTCCGCGTCGCGGCCCGCGGCGACGCCCTCCTCGCGCCCTCCATCACCCGCAAACTGATCGACCGGTACGTCAGCCGACCACCGCACCCGACCACCGGCGCCGTCCTGGACCAGCTCACCAACCGCGAACGCGAAGCCGTCACCCTGGTCGCCCGCGGCCTGTCCAACGACGAGATCGCCGACCACATGGTGATCACCCCGCTGACCGCGAAGACCCACGTCAACCGCGCGATGACCAAACTCCACGCCCGCGACCGAGCCCAGCTGGTCGTGCTGGCCTACGAATCCGGCCTGGTCACCCCGGGCGGCGACCAGCCCTCCACGGACCGGTCAGGAATGGAGAAGCAGCAGAGGACAGGCCGGCCCTAG